In Lachnospiraceae bacterium, the DNA window TAATGGATCTGAAAGTATTCCGCCTGATGCTCCAGCCATTAGTGGAAAACAGTATACTTCATGGAGTGCGTTATAAAGAAGGCAGAGGTTATATTAAGGTACAGATCCTCAGACGTAAGGGAAAAGTATATTTCCGGGTCATAGACAACGGCGTGGGAATGGACAAAGAGGAAAAAGAGCGTTTGCAGGATTCGATGAAAGAGATCAATGTGCATCATATTGGCCTTGCAAATGTAAATAGCCGGCTGAAGCTTCATTTTGGAGATGGCTCAGGGATCCGGATCAGAAGCAAAAAAGGCATGGGCTGCGTTATGGAATTTTGTTTCCCGGAAAATATGGGCTGTGAAGAACAGGGAACAAATGAAGAATAAAAATCAAAAGAAATGATACTTTTTGCAAAAAAAACGGTAAAAAATGAATAAAAATGAAAAGACCGGTTCCTTTCAGTTTCGGCAGAAATTTACTACAATAAAATCATCAAAAAGATGTATCAAGAATGTATTAAAGGAAAAGAGAGGGAGACGGTTATGAAGAAAAAACTGGTGAGTGTAGTGTTGGCAGCTGCTGTGGCAGCAGGTACTTTGGCTGGATGTGGAGGTTCATCCACAAAGGATAGCACACAGGCCGCATCTGCTGGTGGGGAGACAACAGAAAAAAGCAGCTCTGATGAAAATATCACCCTTCGTTTTGCATGGTGGGGCGGTGATGAAAGAAACGAAGCAACATTAAAGGTGATCGAGCAGTTTGAAGCGGCTCATCCAAATATTACCATTGAAGCTGAATACGGCGGCAGCGATGGTTATCATGATAAACTGGCAACCCAGCTGGCATCTGGAACAGCGGCAGATATTGTGCAGGTAGATCCGGAAGTGTTCCCAACTTATGTGACTACAGGTGACTATTTCATTGATTATAAGGATTATGATATGGATCTTTCCAATTTTGATGAAAATTATATTTCCCTGGAGATCAATGGACGCTATGATGGAAAGCAGTTAGGTCTTCCAACTGGTATTTCCGGTTCTGGTATGCTGGTAAACAAGGATCTGGCAGATGCTATTGGTATTGATTTTACCAAGCCATATACATGGGATGATATGATCGAAATGGGCAAAAAAGTACGTGCATATGACGACAGCATGTATCTGCTTTGCGCAAACAAAGAGTATCTTGTGAACATGGTTGTATTTAACTATGGAAAACAGCTTCTTGGAAAGACTTTCTTTGATGCAGATGCAAAGACACTGAATTTAACAGAAGATGATCTTAAGACAGTATATGAATATGTAAAGCAGCTGTATGATGAAGAAGTAGTTGCACCGGCTTCCTATCAGGCATCTTATACAGGTGACAGCCTGCAGTCTGATACAAACTGGATCGCCGGTAAGTATGTAGCAGCGCCAACCTACATTTCAACCATTGATGTTATGGTGGCAGCTAATCCTGAAGCAAATTATGTAATGGGACAGCTTCCTGCATTAGACGGAGCTGTTGAAAAAGGCTGGGCATCCAATACTCCTCAGGTTATTGCGATCACAAAGACCTGCGAGCATCCGGAAGCAGCAGTAGAGTTTATGAATTACTTCTATAATGATGATACTGCATTAGAGACTTTAGGAGCGACCAGAAGCGTTCCTCCAACAGAAAAGGCAAGAAAGATCTGCTCTGACAAGGGAATTTTAAGTGAGATCACCATGGAAGGTGCTGATATTGCAGCAGCTATGGGCGGAACTCCAAATGATAAGATCTCATCTTCCCAGGAGTCAAAGACGATCCTCTTTGATTCAGTAGAGACCATTGGCTACGGAGCAAGCACACCAGAGGAAGCAGCAGCTGATACCATTAATTTGCTGTCAGGTCTGGAACAGTAATCAGATATTTGATCAAAAACAGAGAGTGCCGCAAAAAGGACACAAATATATTTTGCGGCGCTCTTTTTCTGTCTACAGGAGGTCATTATGAACAGGAAAAAAACGATGAAAAGGGAATATCAGGCGTATTTGTATATACTCCCCTGGATTTTAGGATTTGTTATCCTTCAGCTGTATCCGTTTGTTTCATCCTTTATTTATTCTTTTACAGATTATACCGTTGGTGCCAAAGCCACCTTTCAGGGACTTGCAAATTATAAGAAATTATTTACCCAGGACAAAGAATTCTGGAATTCCTTAAAAGTAACCATTCTGTTTGCTCTTTATACAGTGCCTGGAAAACTGATCATGGCTTTAGCAGTTGCCATGTTTTTAAACAGGGATTTAAAGGGAATCAACCTGATCCGCACTTTGTATTATATTCCGTCTTTGTTTGGAGGAAGCGTAGCAGTAGCACTGTTATGGAGATTAATGTTCCTGGATAATGGTGTGATCAACGCAATTTTAACAGCGCTTCATCTTCCTGTGATCCAGCGGTTAGGTGATACCCGTTATGCACTGCGGACTATCTGTATGTTGGAAATATGGCAGTTTGGTTCTTCTATGGTTATGTTTTTAGCAGCGTTGAAACAGGTTCCACGTTCTCTTTATGAAGCAGCAGAGATCGATGGTGCCGGAAAAGTAACCCGTTTCTTCCATATTACATTGCCTCAGATATCTCCGATCATTTTCTTTAATCTGATCAACCAGACGATCCAGGCACTGCAGAACTTTACCTCTGCCCAGGTCATCACAGAAGGCGGACCATTAAAGTCTACCTATGTATTGGGACTGAAATTATACAAAGAAGGTTTTTCTTATTTCAAAATGGGATATGCAAGTGCTATTTCATGGGTTGTATTTGCAGCTATTATGATCTTTACACTGGCGATCTTTGCATCTTCCAAGTTATGGGTACATTACGCTGATGAATAAAAGGAGGAGTTATCATGAAACAGACAAAACACAGAACTGCCACACTGGTTCGTGATTATTTGGTCATATTTGTGATCGGTGTCATACTGTTGTATCCGATCATCTGGATGTTCTTTGCATCTTTTAAATCAAATGATGAGATATTTGGTTCCATTTGTTTACTGCCTCAGAATTTCAGCTTTAAGTATTTTATTGAAGGCTGGAAGGGAAGCGGTAAGGTAACTTATACGACTTTTTTTATTAATACATTTTTACTGGTCATTCCCACTACCATATTTACGGTTATGTCCAGTGCCCTGGTTGCTTATGGCTTTGCAAGATTTCAGTTTCCGGGAAAGAAGATCCTTTTTGTACTGCTCATTGCCATGCTGATGCTGCCAAATTCTGTTGTTATCATTCCTCGTTATACTTTATACAATAAGTTTAACTGGATCAATACTTACATGCCATTTTATGCACCGGCATTGTTGTGCTGTAATGCGTTCTTCCCATATATGCTGATCCAGTTTTTAAGAGGACTTCCAAAGGATCTGGATGAATCTGCTTATATTGATGGCTGCGGAACCTTCAAGACCTTTACCCATATTTTACTGCCTCTGATGAAGCCATCATTATTCTCCGCAGGCCTGTTCCAGTTTTTATGGACCTACAATGATTACTTCAATTCTCTGGTATTTATCAACTCAGTAAAGAAGTTTCCTATCTCTCTGGCACTTCGCATGTCTCTGGATGCAGAGTCCGTTGTGCAGTGGGGAAAGGTAATGGCAATGGCGTTTGTTGCAGTAGTTCCTGTTATCCTGCTGTTCTTTGCCGCACAGAGATATTTTGTAGAAGGTATTGCTACCAGCGGTTTAAAGGGTTAATGAGATACAGTCGTACCCGAATTTTAGAGGCGGACGCAACGCCAACGTCTCAAAAATTTGGGCACAACTGACAAAAAATCTTCTCGCAAAAGCAAGTACAAAAAGATTCCGAGAGTACATACATTTGAAAAGGAGAATCAGAACATGAAAGTAATGAATCCTGTACTTCCGGGTTTTAATCCGGATCCATCCCTGGTGAGAGTGGGGGATGACTATTATATTGCAACCTCTACATTTGAATGGTTTCCGGGTATCTGTATCCATCATTCAAAAGATCTGGTAAATTGGGAGATCCTTTCTTATGCTCTTACAGATGAAACAAAATTTGATATAAAAGGAATGGACACTGCCTGCGGTATATGGGCGCCCAATCTTACATATGATAATGGTACTTTCTACCTGATCTATACCATAGTATACACCAATCGGAACCGTTTTAAAGATACTCATAATTTTATGGTAACTGCTTCGGATCCAAAAGGCCCATGGTCTGATCCTATTCCCCTTAATAAAATGGGATTTGACCCTTCTCTCTTCCATGATCCGGACGGTACCAAGTGGCTGGTCAATATGCTTTTTGACTATAGGCTGGATCATAAACGTTTCGGTGGTGTAGGTGTACAGCAGTATGATCCGGAGACAAAAAAATTAGTTGGCCCTGTTTATAATGTGTTTAAAGGCAGTGATAAAGGAACAACGGAAG includes these proteins:
- a CDS encoding carbohydrate ABC transporter permease — its product is MKQTKHRTATLVRDYLVIFVIGVILLYPIIWMFFASFKSNDEIFGSICLLPQNFSFKYFIEGWKGSGKVTYTTFFINTFLLVIPTTIFTVMSSALVAYGFARFQFPGKKILFVLLIAMLMLPNSVVIIPRYTLYNKFNWINTYMPFYAPALLCCNAFFPYMLIQFLRGLPKDLDESAYIDGCGTFKTFTHILLPLMKPSLFSAGLFQFLWTYNDYFNSLVFINSVKKFPISLALRMSLDAESVVQWGKVMAMAFVAVVPVILLFFAAQRYFVEGIATSGLKG
- a CDS encoding extracellular solute-binding protein; its protein translation is MKKKLVSVVLAAAVAAGTLAGCGGSSTKDSTQAASAGGETTEKSSSDENITLRFAWWGGDERNEATLKVIEQFEAAHPNITIEAEYGGSDGYHDKLATQLASGTAADIVQVDPEVFPTYVTTGDYFIDYKDYDMDLSNFDENYISLEINGRYDGKQLGLPTGISGSGMLVNKDLADAIGIDFTKPYTWDDMIEMGKKVRAYDDSMYLLCANKEYLVNMVVFNYGKQLLGKTFFDADAKTLNLTEDDLKTVYEYVKQLYDEEVVAPASYQASYTGDSLQSDTNWIAGKYVAAPTYISTIDVMVAANPEANYVMGQLPALDGAVEKGWASNTPQVIAITKTCEHPEAAVEFMNYFYNDDTALETLGATRSVPPTEKARKICSDKGILSEITMEGADIAAAMGGTPNDKISSSQESKTILFDSVETIGYGASTPEEAAADTINLLSGLEQ
- a CDS encoding sugar ABC transporter permease; amino-acid sequence: MNRKKTMKREYQAYLYILPWILGFVILQLYPFVSSFIYSFTDYTVGAKATFQGLANYKKLFTQDKEFWNSLKVTILFALYTVPGKLIMALAVAMFLNRDLKGINLIRTLYYIPSLFGGSVAVALLWRLMFLDNGVINAILTALHLPVIQRLGDTRYALRTICMLEIWQFGSSMVMFLAALKQVPRSLYEAAEIDGAGKVTRFFHITLPQISPIIFFNLINQTIQALQNFTSAQVITEGGPLKSTYVLGLKLYKEGFSYFKMGYASAISWVVFAAIMIFTLAIFASSKLWVHYADE